The Ziziphus jujuba cultivar Dongzao chromosome 3, ASM3175591v1 region AACATGGAAGATGATGCATCCTATCTCaattattattctcattatgCATGGGGTAAACAGGTGAGTGATGACATAGCCATTTACAATTTGAAGCCAGAAACTAATGATgatattaacaaaattttgaacATGAATAGCCTAGATGTGGAGAAGGAGCCAATAAGATCCAAAAGCATACATTGGAAAGTATAGAAAGCAGTTGCAAAGTATCAACGACCAATTCGTGGTATGCCCTAAGCAATGCCAAAACCATCACCTAAATACATAAGCATCATATTGATTTCTTCTGAAGATAGATAATTGTAGAAGATGTGTGCAATCACATAGATCTCCTTGTGGACAGTAAATAGCATATTGAATCTAAAACACacccaaataaaaagaaattaagaatatgAGAAGCCAATGTATTAGCATGCTTCATACTTAAGTAACTGAAATGCAAAAATTTAGTTTTAAGACCTCAGACCTCAGCTTAGGTGGTCAATGTTTTAGAGGTTGTTCTAGGTCTTAGAATAAAACTATACTAATAGAATAATTACTAAAAACATCTAGAACTTAGTAATTTCATGGTTAAATTAAGGATGGCCACAAAGGAGTTATGCTTGTCATAAGTTGAGTACTATTGTTTATCTGTCGTTTCACTCAATATTTTAGAAGGAAAATtgaatatcaacaaacaaagaaagttgGTCGGAAGTTTCAGTCGAGATTTATCCATGGTCATGATCGCCTAAAGCAGaatcttcttctattttttgtttctattgttctcattttattttgctGGAACATAATACAGAACCAATCTTGCACAAGTTACAAAATACAAAGGAACAACTGCAAACTATGTAATCAGTAACAAATACCTGCATCTGACTACCGTGCAAGGAAGCAGTCTCCTCACGGAGTTGTCGAAGAATCTACAATTCAGCCTCCATTAACAATCAGACAATGAAAAGACAAACGCAAAATAGCTAATTGAagaatatagaaaaagaaatatgtaATAGTTTCACCATAATGGGAGTACTGGACCATTACCTCTGGCTCTCTGACATTGGCAAGGATGTAATCATAAAGGTGTGGATTAATACTAATAATCTGTTTATTCCCATACTTCTCATCGTTAGCAATGACAAATGCATTGGTGGAGCAACATCTTATTATCAGGTTTGACATGCTGCGGCAAGCTCTCGAGCATAAGCAACAGCCATCATACCTCTTGAAGGAGGCTGTGAAGGGTGCAACGGTAGCAACATTCCCAACTGCAGCTAAAGTATGGAACTTTAAAAGTACTTTATGGCAACTAGGTAAAACTACTTGTTGATGGGTTAGAATTGATAAACGATGAAGACCCAAGTAGCCGCTCCCCATTCATATAATAAAGGCAAAGTGACAGAGCACCCTACAGCTAGCAAAACCTGAAACCCAGATAGAGCTTATTCTTAAAATATATGCATAcgcaaaaatgaaacaaaaacatTATCTGAAATGCAAGTATCTGTAATAATACAGATTTAAAAATGTGGAACATGCAGCGTAGATCGTAATATAACTTGCTTATTCAAGCAAAAGGAAGAAATGCAGAATATGACACACCCACATCGATACATGATTAAAGTAAATACATGACAACTGGGATTGGCTTATTTTCTCTTAGGAATTTCCACAAACATGTGCCGTACCAAGATAAAGTACAATGATGCTGTTTTAAAATGTGCCCCcttgtctttttttttgggattgttATACGAGCttgtattatatacatatttactaACAGAGACACATTAGCATAAACAAGCTGAAAAAATAACGAGACCTGGAATTTGCTTGGGCGGGTGAGAACAACTGCAAAACACAAGAAATGAGTGGGTTTTATGgaataattaaaaggaaaaaaaaaaaaaaattgacttggAGAATCAAAGAAAAGGTGTGACTTGTGAGTGTATGGAATATTGGACAACTTTTATGTATTAAGGTCcatattccaaattttttttttttttttttttgagataatatataaatttattatccgAGTGTAGATAAAACAAGTGCGTGTATATAGTTGGTTTTGCCTTGTATATGAAACAATACAAAGTTTGATTATGCTCATGAAGGAAAGCCCATCATTGGGATCCAATAAGCCCATTAAAAAAGGTTCAGCACAACAATTGTTATTCGTATTTTGCTTTCTGTAAattgtattaaaataatatattgatttCTTCTGTAATATATAGCTTTTTGACATGccacaaataaattatttgatttttttttttaaaaaaaaatcccactgattttattttattttatttttttataaaaaataataatcttatCATTAGGCGACTTTTCAAAGACAAAAACTTATaactaatattgtttttattgtaaataaaaaagtataaattgtTTTTATCAAAACAAGTTTGTGAGCCATAAACTCCAAAATTTGTtaattctctcttttttatttttttattttttggccaaAATGTGTTATTACTTCGATGCATCCATATCGCAAGTGATAACACATTTTATGTTTGTGTtccaaaattaataactttatGAAGACATTTTCAAATCAttttaagagttttttttttcataattttaaacaattttttagaattccattatttatgcattactttttaaatatataaaataattttatatactatttttaatatattaaaacacatataatttatacaattccAAAGCGAagtcaaaatctttttttttttttaacaaataaaagacCATAATCAGAGGTAAAATATAATGGACTAAAACCTTGATTTTGACTACTCATTCCAAATCTTCTAACATGACATTCAGAGGGCTTTTAagcaaagaaaattaataatcatatctCATTCCAAGAGTTGTCAAAATTGGATCTTGCTCTGAAAATGGATAAGAGTAagtgtcaaataaattttcttcttatCGCGGCAACTTTTTGTTTAAGTGTAAACAAATCAaagtatcaattttttttattcaaaatgttTGACATTGAGATTATGCATGTTGGTTGAAGATACAAAATATGTTGATGTCAATGAGTTCATATTGGATTAAATGATTTAATCGTTGAAATGGTTGAtctcaaatttataaatttctataaaaatattaaatcaatatattttaacacatttaaaaatatttaatagtatatttttaaataaaaaataaatttaattattaaatatttttaataataattttaattactataaaatattaatatctaataaaattgtattgaatattttttgatatGGGACTAAAActtttatcattttaatacAAAACATCAAATTTTAAAGTGAAATAACATCATTTTTTACATGATTGCTTAAACTTATCATTGcctatcattttcttttatatttatatagaaattatatAATGATTAATTATGGATTACATTTTGAATatccattaaatatttaattattttctacgGTGGATGGTCGAAGGTCCATGGAATGGACGTAGGGACCAAGCTCAAAAAACATTAATTCCCAAAAAGAGAGTATCTGAATTACGAAACTACCCTTTTGCCTTTGGCTGTTAGTTTCCCTCCAACCCATGCACACCAACAAAGACACGGACTTGAGACTTAGAGACAACCTGACAAAGATGGGAGATAGCATTCTTTACGCTgtcgttttccaaaattttctcacaGTTGCTTcctgttttctttttgggtttatcttcattagttttttcaaaaaaagttttagaatttttagaTTATccgaaatttcattttttttggggtgaggaatgatgatgatgaagctcAAGCGCTGTGAAACACACAATGGGTTTTGTGGATGAGACTGTCTCAATGATTTTTGCTCTATCGGATTTGGTCTCAAATTCCCACCTCCAAATGCTCATCCACTTTCTTCAATCTCTCTATTTCTTTTAGTTTGTGACTTATGTAGAGCTTTATATGAACCCCACCAAATTTGTCTTCTTGCTCTTTCATTCTTATAAgccttttagtttttctttttccatttcattCTGTTTATCTTTAACTGTTAAGGCTCTCTCTCACTCCTACTAGTTCCTCTGCATGCACTCTGTTGCATAATCTTGGAACAGAAGGTGggtttgcttttgcttttctcTCTATCACTTTCTATGATTCAAAATCCTCATTTCGTTCTTCCAATTGGgtattgtttaatttctttgataGATTACCATTTGATGTTTTTTCAGACAtgtaaatggttttttttttaaccatttcaaGAACTTACTTTGAGCTTAGCCACTTGTTTaccttgaaaatatttatttgtgctAAAGTTAAGTTTGGTTAGTTGCTCATGAAGCTGAAGAAGGTGCTGCCGTGTTGGAAGTTTGACAtctaaaagttatttttaaattttttttgtttggtcctGTTGATGAAGCACAGTAAAAGAATTACCTGAAGTAAGTAAGCTGACAAAATAGGCTTCTTGAGAGGTTTTTTGCTtcttataatttcaaaaatggGAAGTAGAAGTTGGATTTAACTACCATTATCAGTGTTATTCTGCTTAATAAATCTTTCCTTTGGATAAACCACTTTCAATTTGTGTGTGGCTTTTATTTGTCTATCTGTTAATAAATGTGTGGTTTACAAGGTTTCCTGTTCTCTAACTTGTTTCTAAGATTTGTTGATTCTGCCAGTGAAATAATTCAATGTTTTAATTTGGAGCTCATAGttgtttatattgttttctgattcttttaatatttatgttggAAATACAGATATTTTTTCTGAAGCAAAGCATTAACTTTAATCCATAAAACATGGGGGAGATCACAAACGTGAGTGAGTATGAGGCTATTGCAAAGCAAAAACTGCCCAAGATGGTTTTTGATTACTATGCATCAGGAGCAGAAGACCAGTGGACTCTGAGTGAGAACAGAAATGCTTTCTCAAGAATTCTGTAAGCTTTTGATTTTCATATATTCTATTCCTTTCCTAGTACTATAGTGTatcatttctttcattttaaaaagAGTTATCAGTATTGAAATTTGTCCGAATCTAAAACTTCTCATCCTCAATATAGGTTTCGACCCCGCATTCTTATTGATGTAAGCAAAATAGACATGGCCACTACTGTGTTGGGCTTCAAAATATCAATGCCAATTATGATTGCTCCAACAGCCATGCAGAAAATGGCTCATCCTGAAGGTATACCATTGTTTTACCTTAATCTTATCTCCTTTTTTGAGTTGGTATAGCAAAGTTAGGCATGTTATCTTCtagtttcttgtttttttgggttctttttttCTGCGATGAATATTATCTTTACTCTGTGGATTGTGTTCTGAAAGTCACTTAGCTTAAAGACGGTATTGATGCAATTTCTGTTAAGTGGGAAATTAGAATGAGATAAAGAATAATGAGCTTCTTCTGATTTCAAAGGTGATCTTGTctgtggaaaattttttttagactagAATTCTGGGAAACCTTATGTcagaagcaaaaaaaaagtatgaatttGGAATTATGAATTTATCTTTGGTACTTTTTTGCACCTAAATTCtctaatttatgaaaattatattctGATCCATTTGTTGTTGGATAGGCTGAGAGGATGAAAGAAGAAATTTGGCAATTTCTTTTGTTGGATTATATTTTGATAGGAGGGTACATGTTGGTTGATTTTTGAATTTGcttgattttttatatgattgatTTGATACCCTAGTTTGTTAGCCATTCTGTTGAAAGTATACCATTAAGAGTAAAAGCAATGTAATTCTCTTGCAGGTGAGTATGCAACTGCAAGAGCTGCATCAGCTGCTGGGACAAttatggtatacttcccactaCCTTTCAATAATTGTCCTCATTCTATTTTAGAGGATTTTAACTCCACAAACCATCAATATCTGTGATACAGTGATAAATTTGTAATCCAAATAAGTTCCAATATAACATAAATCAGTCCAGATTACATGTGTGctttgatcttcttcttctttttctctctcccggaacttgatatttgaaaatttaatttgccGGGATTTTAATATGCTTCATTggttttttatcttatttagtGCAGTGCAAGCTTTATAATCAATCACTTGTTGATTGTTtcagactttgtcctcatgggCTACTTCCAGTGTTGAAGAAGTTGCCTCAACTGGACCTGGAATCCGCTTTTTCCAGCTCTATGTAAGCTTTAGACTAATTTATTAACATTTACTTTAATAGTTATTGCTTTCAGTTGCTTACTGGATCTTGAGGTCTGAATGCAAGTCATTATCCACTttgtttaattatgattttctgGTCATATTTTTCAGGTCTACAAGGACAGGCATGTAGTTGCTCAGCTTGTGAGAAGAGCAGAAAGGGCTGGATTCAAGGCTATTGCCCTTACTGTTGACACTCCAAGGCTCGGTCGCAGAGAAGCTGACATCAAAAACAGGTCAAACTTTGTGTCCATGTTTTTATAAGACCACGACTTTCAACCTAGCAACATAATTAAAATAGGTCTAGATGTTTTCAATATGAGAATGATTCAGTTCAGCATCACTAATTCAGGTGTAAAGAGGCTTGACTTATTAAGAacatttataatgtttttggttttacaGATTCACTCTGCCACCATTTCTGGCATTGAAGAATTTTGAAGGTTTGGACCTTGGCAAGATGGACAAAGTGAGTTGTCATTATAAGCGTATGAATTGTGAAATATAACGTGTATGCTTGTGTTTAATATTCTGTGATTTCTTGCAGGCTGATGATTCTGGTCTTGCTTCTTATGTTGCTGGTCAAATTGACCGCTCTCTAAGCTGGAAGGTATTTCATATAAGAAACAACTATGAGTTCATTAAGTCTATCATGTTGAGTGGTTTTAAAACTGAAACGAACGCTTTGCAGAAACAATTAAAGCATTTCCTACTACTTTAGTAACAGTTAAATGaacatctttttttattttattttatttttttctaccttTTTATGAATATTCTGCTGCCTACCTCCCACTCTTTTACCTTTGCCCCCACAGCTAAAAAACTGAATATTCAGGAAATACACAATttccattataatttaattgaGGGGTCTTGGAATTTGGACAGGATGTGAAGTGGCTCCAGACAATTACTTCACTGCCAATTCTTGTGAAGGGTGTTCTTACTGCTGAGGACAGTTAGTACAAttaaacttcttcttcttcttcttctttttagtTTTCTCTGTTTGATATATTCTAATGTTTAAATGACTTCTTTGTTGATCATGCAGCAAGGCTAGCTATACAAGCTGGAGCAGCTGGTATTATTGTTTCCAACCACGGAGCTCGCCAACTTGACTATGTTCCTGCAACTATCCTGGCACTAGAAGAGGTATAAAAACTTAACCATTGCCCATTTAAGGTTTGTTACCTGTTAATTTTAAGTATCAAATTCAACATGCACTTGTAGGGGAAATTTATCTCACAATTCTTCATATGGTTAACTAGGTTGTTAAAGCTGCACAAGGACGTGTTCCTGTATTTTTGGATGGTGGTGTTCGTCGTGGAACAGATGTCTTTAAAGCATTGGCACTAGGCGCCTCTGGAATATTTGTAAGTGGCAATGTTATTACCACattattatcataaaatatagTTACTTCTTTTTTATAGTAACTCCTAGTTACATTCGCTCTCCCTTCTTTTCTTAGTAAATGAATTATATTCTTGGAGGAACATATTAGATTTTTCTTGAGGAATTCCTTATTTGCACcacatctttcttttctttacctAAGTTTATGGAAGTTATTTCTGGCATACATGTATACCATGTAGTGAAAGCTTACATCTAACCATCCTTGTTCTTGCAAATATGTTGTGGAGAACAATCTTTGTAGAAAATTTGCTAATTATGAAATCTATTTCAGATTGGACGCCCTGTGGTGTACTCCTTGGCTGCTGAAGGAGAGGCTGGTGTGAGAAAGGTACTCCAAATGCTGCGTGAGGAGTTCGAGCTAACCATGGCATTGAGTGGCTGCCGTTCGCTCAAAGAAATTACACGGAACCACATCGTGACTGAATGGGACCAGCCTCATCCTCGTCCAGCGCCCAGGCTATAGACAACATGCCTTGGGATACAAGCAACTGCCAATCATAGCTGTGATATTGAAAAAGATTGTGTTTTCATGTTATCAATAACAGGCTGCCTTTCTTTGGAGAAACTCATTTCTGCTTCATTGAGTCcttttagaaatattttggAAGTATCTAAACTTTCTGTTCCAATAattgatgttttatatttttatggctACTGCTGCTTTCACTGTATATTCTttctataaaacataaaatttttataggtACTCTTTTTGTTGAGGATGGCATATTTAGCTTTGGAGAGAATCGAAATGCCTTTTAATTTGAAGCTGTAAAATAGGCATCCACAAGATTTTTCTGATGATTAGGTCTGTTGCTGATGTGAAAAGAGCTGCTACACTTTTGGCATCTTTAATGTAAAGAAACTAAAAGGGATTGAACTTTGAGATCTATCTTGGAATTAGggcaaaattcttcttttttttttttttttcatttcttttaaatattttagagaAAAGGTAAATTCATTGGCATAGTCTATAGTTAGAAAGATGTCTAAAGAATCAACCATGATAAGTAATTTGTAGCGTCAAAGTGTACTTCTGTGCTCTTTCACTAGTCATCTTCATTATATTATATCGATTCACTTTTAAGGCTATTTTGGCAGTAAAAGTtttagggcttttttttttttttttttttttttttttttttttttcttttcttcaaaaaagTAGATAATCAATTTATGTTCCACTGTTTAGGTTTGGAATTTATGGAAGAAAAATgtccattattttaaaaattcttacttcctttttcctttataaataaaattgatgttaaaaaaaaatgtaaaaaaaaggaaatgaagaCTGGGAGAAGAAACTAGTGAAGATTATGTCCTAGATTGTTTAAAATAAACATAGTTAATTGTTCAGGACCTTAAACGCATGAGCCTAAAGATTGCTAGTTGACAGCGAACATGCTGTGTGATTTCGCTTTGCATGCTTCAATAatgtttgagaaaatatttCAAGATTGCCtctataaatgaaatgaatatATATGGGATTATGAAATATTACTCATTTAAAAAGATTattgatttatcaataaatgaataatttattgatttatcgataaataaatatttattaattaaatactatTTGAGTTTTACtaattctataatatatattaataaggaaaaaaatcaattaaatttcaTCAAATCTACAATCACAGGATTGATCACCATTCaatcaataaataaagaaaaaaaaatcaatataaaaaatttcaccatACGGAAAAGTATACTAATAAAAGAAATCTCTCTAATAAATGAAATTGTTCAACTCACTACCTATGAAAAATCATTGACCAATTTTTATgtcaaattttatatctttttcttaTGTATCTTGGAGAAATGCTAAAAACCTTAGATGCAtacgtttttttatttttatttttattttttatttttttaatgtattaaataaaattccccTCTTATGACGgcaaatgtttatatatattgtttattttttacaaatttaatcaattactaatttatatattcaatggccataaaagatttttttaaaaaattattatcttatgcatttaacaaatttattcatttaatacgTCACTCTAAATTGGAAcagaataattttatttatttagctaGATTATTCATCATCGATTATGGAGGTTTTATTGCaatgaataatattattatcattactgTTTTGGAGATACAAAATTTAAGTCAATGGGAGTTTCAGAACCTTTCACATCTTGAAATTATAATGATATATTATGCTTAAATTGAGCTAAAACGTGTTCAACCATTTAAACCTAGCTTAGAAGGTCAAGTGCTTAGGATAGGTCGGgtcaaaattttcttatttcaatTACAAACTGTTGGATTTTCTCTTATGAAATTCTCACCACATAATAGTTAAACCTTAAACCATATAAACTCACTCAACAAGCTACGTTTAAACCAAAATGAGATTTGCTTCCACAATATCCTCTCTCTATTAGTCCAGTACTAAGTTGCTGATCTGATCACAATTTCAAACAACAAAGTATttctagcatatatatatatatatatatataattttttttttttttaactcaagtTTCATGcatttggatatttgaatttgtacAATTTGATATTCAAATACTACACAAGCTCATTTTCAGTAGATCAAAGTACAACATGAACACCTGAAAAGGTAATTGTATCTCCGACAAATCTAACTGGCAATGGAAAAATTTGTATCTAGAAAACTATGCTTTTGAACATAATGGGATGATTAACTTAGTATATAGTATTGTTGATATACCTTATCGACCAAAAAGTTTCAACTGCATACCATATCTCAGCTGACACTTTTAGAGATAACCTGCAAGTTCAAATACCTAATCATCAGGTTCATGAACAAGAATACTAGGCGGATGAAAATTTAGGCCcgtggaaaataaagaaaatgcagaactaatatacaatttaattaccaatAGTTAGGCCATCAGGATAGTAATGCTTTAAACTTGATGGCCCAAAGAAGGTAATCAGATTTGTAAAACCGTCTCATTACCAggagaaaattttaattgataccACTTATTACAATTGAGATTTatagaaacacacacacacagagatatATTAGACATGCCtcaaatattaatggcttggcATTTTCTTCCCACTCAGAAGCCCATCTTGCAGAAGACCCCGTTTCCAAAGCACCATTTCTAAGCAACTTCAACGTATCACATACATCTGGAAAACCCTTAAAGAGATCCTGTGCAGGGTTcaccaacaaaataaattaagattaatGAAAACACGTCAGTACAATAATCTGAATCTTTTATGCTATCAAGCAAATTGTATTAATATTGCACCAGTTAGTTTATCCAGTAACAAATAGTTGAATATGCAAAGTGCCCCAAAAACACCAAAGAAAATACAGTCAAATTCAATAACACTGATTATGTTGCTGCAGACCAAAATAGGATTTGGAAGAGCAAGCCAGAGAAAAGATTGCATCACCCCCTATCACGCCCACCTTTCCTCAAACTCCTAAGAATTACTTAGATACGCTATTTTATCTCTAAAAGTGGTAAAGGAGAAGGAAACATATTTCATCTTATAACTAGGCAGACGAAGATGAAGCAGATAAAACTTAAACTACAGAAGTAGCATAAATTTGTCAGATAAGGGGACCAAAGTTACTGCCAACGAATTTACCTACCTCTTAGATCCAATAGAAAACCTAACCAAAAAGCTATAAGCCTCAACATAAGGTCAACAATGCTACAATATAAAAATGGACTCAAGTAGCTGAAACAGTATGCCTACTGGCTTAACAAACAGAAAACATACAATTGGCAAACTTAAAGGTGTACAAGTTAGAAACAAGCACACTTTCATGCAATTGACCTCCAACAAAAATCTAAAGCACGCACATAAAGAGGAAGTCAACACAACATCATTCACGCAGTCAAACTGAATCAGAATTGCATaaaatattgaagttgattACTGTGCAAAGGCACAGAAACATGTCTTAAGCATTTAACCCAGAGGATTGCTATTCAAAGTTGACCAAACCCAAACCTGAATCCTACTTTAATGGATAATCAATCGAGATAAGTTTAAGTATCCTTTCCTACTCCTGATCATGTTATGATCTTAAATTAATGACGGTCAAGACTAACAAATATCTGATAGTAATTCATAAAAGCACAGCATACCAACCATATCGACTAACTTACCACAAGTTCATCAGCTAGCTCTGAAGAGGATGAAAACAGAAGGCCGTTTTTCTCAACTTTAACTAGCTCCTTGATGCTTAGGAGCAAAATTACCATAGCCGAAACATCAAATTTTAGTGCACTAAATAAACCAAAAACCACAGTAAATACTAAAAGGACTCACAAAAAGGGTTTACCATGAGTAGGAAACAGCACAAACAGGCAGTCCACAACCAAACATGTCCACAACCTGGAGACATAAACTAAATGAGAGCTTATttagaaaatgattttttttttttttttcacgtgCAAATATTCACTTTTCTGGTGTACCTTCATGGGAAGGTCTAACCCTGATGAAGAAGTATGCAAGCACACACCAAGATCTGCAGATCCTGTAAATATTACTATAATGAGTACATAGAAACAAAAAGCCaagaaaatttaaatacaaGGCGCAATAGGCAATGCACAAGCAGTTGAAGATAAATAACCACCAAGGAGCAAGGGGTAGTCATCAGCTGACAACCACATGGTACGAAATGCCACACGTTTGAGGCGTAATCTCCTTAtcttttcttcatatttttctttttcaggcCCTTTACCTTTACATAGTTCATGAGAACCCTCAGGTCAGGTCATAAAGTGTTCAAAAACACCCATggcaaaaagcaaaaattatgATGTACTAAAatatgaaaacatatatatatatatatatatatattaccagtGATAATAAACAACAGTCTAGGATACAAGTCTTGCTTCCCATTCTGCATTTCTTTCCAAAGATCTTCTTTGGTAGAATTATCTTCATCTAAGATTGCAGCAACACGTCTATCATACATCACAGCTGCTTCCAAGAGAATGCCGAAATCTTCGTCTGGAGTCCTGTAAAGAATTGTCAATGCCTGAAATTTGTATCTTGTCTTGTCTCAAAATTCAGTTTTCTACATCATTAACAATCTTATCATTACaagaaaataatcaattttaagaataaaataatagagagtattattatttaatggGATTGTTATTTAATGGGATTGTTGACTAATCTTGCAGTTCAAACTACCACACCAAATTCTATATACGCATCTAACAGAATTATAATGAAAAGAACTACTTATTAAATTCTACGTACTGCTGTTAGTTTAGAAGATAAGGCCACTGCAAACATAAAATAACCTGTTTCCAAGATCTTATATAGTTGGAGTAAATACAGTCCTTCAATGCACATATAAAAGCATATAATTCAGAATAAAAGAGCTCACCAGCTAGTACTGCTAACAACGATTGCCGGCCTGTTTGGCTTCAAAACAATGTCTGTGCCAACCATAGTGGTGAATAGTGTGTCATTTAGGTCCTTGTTCCTGAAATCAAAAGCTCCTACAAAAATGGTTAATCAATGATTctaattttgatgaaaaatagAGATGCAACCCTATAGGTTTTAAAAATTACCAATCATAGCACAATCATGGACGCCATGTGGTTGTGTCAGGTTTTTATTTAATCTGCAGAACAGCTACAAATGGTCCACAGATTATGTTAACTTACCAACT contains the following coding sequences:
- the LOC107423371 gene encoding glycolate oxidase, whose translation is MGEITNVSEYEAIAKQKLPKMVFDYYASGAEDQWTLSENRNAFSRILFRPRILIDVSKIDMATTVLGFKISMPIMIAPTAMQKMAHPEGEYATARAASAAGTIMTLSSWATSSVEEVASTGPGIRFFQLYVYKDRHVVAQLVRRAERAGFKAIALTVDTPRLGRREADIKNRFTLPPFLALKNFEGLDLGKMDKADDSGLASYVAGQIDRSLSWKDVKWLQTITSLPILVKGVLTAEDTRLAIQAGAAGIIVSNHGARQLDYVPATILALEEVVKAAQGRVPVFLDGGVRRGTDVFKALALGASGIFIGRPVVYSLAAEGEAGVRKVLQMLREEFELTMALSGCRSLKEITRNHIVTEWDQPHPRPAPRL
- the LOC107423363 gene encoding UDP-glycosyltransferase TURAN isoform X1, which translates into the protein MNRCSLQTNPLAFRTQLCRLPTESSEMAGRRLGREGEKTRKRGRACVVVLGDIGRSPRMQFHALSLSRQASLQVDIVGYGGSEPYSAILEHQSINIYKMKQWPKFLQGLPWIFKPFVLLLKPLIQFLVLLWFLCFKVAAPDVFLVQNPPSVPTLVAVKWASWLRGSAFIIDWHNFGYTLLALSLGRSSRFVAVYRWFERRYGKMADGSLCVTRAMQHELAQNWGIKATVLYDQPPEFFHPASLEEKHKLFCRLNKNLTQPHGVHDCAMIGAFDFRNKDLNDTLFTTMVGTDIVLKPNRPAIVVSSTSWTPDEDFGILLEAAVMYDRRVAAILDEDNSTKEDLWKEMQNGKQDLYPRLLFIITGKGPEKEKYEEKIRRLRLKRVAFRTMWLSADDYPLLLGSADLGVCLHTSSSGLDLPMKVVDMFGCGLPVCAVSYSCIKELVKVEKNGLLFSSSSELADELVDLFKGFPDVCDTLKLLRNGALETGSSARWASEWEENAKPLIFEVISKSVS